Proteins co-encoded in one Siniperca chuatsi isolate FFG_IHB_CAS linkage group LG11, ASM2008510v1, whole genome shotgun sequence genomic window:
- the st3gal7 gene encoding ST3 beta-galactoside alpha-2,3-sialyltransferase 7 isoform X1 — protein MEHRTGAMVTLNHLSVEDPDDGSPLLPEAAEAATPTPVFHRQQRVTKTDSREFFLSRSENLAFSLVLLIGCYSAILIPAYFPLDKVVTLSDEKIGPVPKDLVLLNQSASLLSGPCQPRWCLNHFKPLFCSASLLDIPVFVQQDRPVHWDLSPPLGLQGSEEHLALALASLPQSGLPPSLREEGSCRRCVVVGNGGVLHGSHLGSHIDQYDIIIRLNNAPVPGFERDAGFRTTIRLIYPEGAPHSAKEYKKTTMVALVVFKSLDLDWLTSVITKKPLSFWSKLWFWREVVDDIPLKPENFRILNPEIIHKTGQVLQKYALKQGNMVPTLGASAVVMALQLCDQVSLAGFGYDMQHPEARLHYYETIRMSAMKAQVVHDISAEKLFLRDLVAAGAVTDLTGAL, from the exons ATGGAGCACAG AACAGGTGCCATGGTGACACTGAATCACTTGAGTGTTGAGGACCCAGACGATGGCTCTCCACTGCTGCCTGAGGCTGCTGAGGCTGCAACACCAACGCCTGTCTTTCACAGACAGCAAAGGGTCACAAAGACTGACTCCAGGGAATTTTTCCTTAGCAG GAGTGAGAACCTTGCCTTCAGTCTGGTGCTGCTGATCGGATGCTACTCAGCTATTCTAATTCCTGCGTATTTCCCCTTGGATAAGGTGGTAACTCTCAGCGATGAGAAGATCGGACCCGTACCCAAAGATCTG GTCTTACTAAATCAGTCAGCCTCCCTGCTGTCAGGCCCCTGTCAGCCTCGCTGGTGTCTGAACCACTTCAAGCCCCTGTTCTGTTCTGCAAGCCTTCTAGACATCCCTGTGTTTGTGCAGCAGGACAGGCCTGTGCATTGGGATTTGTCCCCTCCTCTGGGGCTCCAGGGCAGTGAAGAGCATCTGGCCCTGGCTCTTGCCTCTTTGCCTCAGTCTGGCCTGCCTCCATCACTGAGGGAAGAAGGAAGCTGCAGGCGATGCGTGGTGGTGGGAAATGGAGGGGTTCTTCATGGGAGCCATCTTGGATCCCATATAGATCAATATGACATCATTATCAG GCTGAATAATGCTCCAGTGCCTGGCTTTGAGAGAGATGCTGGTTTCCGCACCACCATCCGCCTGATTTACCCAGAGGGAGCACCTCACTCTGCAAAGGAGTACAAAAAGACCACCATGGTTGCTCTGGTGGTCTTTAAGAGCCTGGATCTGGACTGGCTCACTTCTGTCATCACCAAAAAGCCTCTG aGCTTCTGGTCCAAACTATGGTTCTGGAGGGAGGTGGTGGATGATATTCCCCTGAAACCAGAGAACTTCAGGATCCTCAACCCAGAGATTATTCACAAGACTGGACAAGTCCTACAGAAATATGCTCTGAAACAGGGAAAT ATGGTGCCAACACTAGGTGCCAGTGCAGTTGTCATGGCTTTGCAGCTGTGTGACCAGGTGAGCCTGGCAGGGTTTGGGTATGATATGCAGCACCCAGAGGCCAGGCTTCACTACTATGAGACCATACGCATGAGCGCAATGAAGGCTCAA gTGGTGCATGACATCAGTGCTGAGAAACTCTTCTTAAGGGACCTGGTGGCTGCAGGAGCTGTGACTGACCTCACAGGAGCTCTGTGA
- the st3gal7 gene encoding ST3 beta-galactoside alpha-2,3-sialyltransferase 7 isoform X2 — MVTLNHLSVEDPDDGSPLLPEAAEAATPTPVFHRQQRVTKTDSREFFLSRSENLAFSLVLLIGCYSAILIPAYFPLDKVVTLSDEKIGPVPKDLVLLNQSASLLSGPCQPRWCLNHFKPLFCSASLLDIPVFVQQDRPVHWDLSPPLGLQGSEEHLALALASLPQSGLPPSLREEGSCRRCVVVGNGGVLHGSHLGSHIDQYDIIIRLNNAPVPGFERDAGFRTTIRLIYPEGAPHSAKEYKKTTMVALVVFKSLDLDWLTSVITKKPLSFWSKLWFWREVVDDIPLKPENFRILNPEIIHKTGQVLQKYALKQGNMVPTLGASAVVMALQLCDQVSLAGFGYDMQHPEARLHYYETIRMSAMKAQVVHDISAEKLFLRDLVAAGAVTDLTGAL; from the exons ATGGTGACACTGAATCACTTGAGTGTTGAGGACCCAGACGATGGCTCTCCACTGCTGCCTGAGGCTGCTGAGGCTGCAACACCAACGCCTGTCTTTCACAGACAGCAAAGGGTCACAAAGACTGACTCCAGGGAATTTTTCCTTAGCAG GAGTGAGAACCTTGCCTTCAGTCTGGTGCTGCTGATCGGATGCTACTCAGCTATTCTAATTCCTGCGTATTTCCCCTTGGATAAGGTGGTAACTCTCAGCGATGAGAAGATCGGACCCGTACCCAAAGATCTG GTCTTACTAAATCAGTCAGCCTCCCTGCTGTCAGGCCCCTGTCAGCCTCGCTGGTGTCTGAACCACTTCAAGCCCCTGTTCTGTTCTGCAAGCCTTCTAGACATCCCTGTGTTTGTGCAGCAGGACAGGCCTGTGCATTGGGATTTGTCCCCTCCTCTGGGGCTCCAGGGCAGTGAAGAGCATCTGGCCCTGGCTCTTGCCTCTTTGCCTCAGTCTGGCCTGCCTCCATCACTGAGGGAAGAAGGAAGCTGCAGGCGATGCGTGGTGGTGGGAAATGGAGGGGTTCTTCATGGGAGCCATCTTGGATCCCATATAGATCAATATGACATCATTATCAG GCTGAATAATGCTCCAGTGCCTGGCTTTGAGAGAGATGCTGGTTTCCGCACCACCATCCGCCTGATTTACCCAGAGGGAGCACCTCACTCTGCAAAGGAGTACAAAAAGACCACCATGGTTGCTCTGGTGGTCTTTAAGAGCCTGGATCTGGACTGGCTCACTTCTGTCATCACCAAAAAGCCTCTG aGCTTCTGGTCCAAACTATGGTTCTGGAGGGAGGTGGTGGATGATATTCCCCTGAAACCAGAGAACTTCAGGATCCTCAACCCAGAGATTATTCACAAGACTGGACAAGTCCTACAGAAATATGCTCTGAAACAGGGAAAT ATGGTGCCAACACTAGGTGCCAGTGCAGTTGTCATGGCTTTGCAGCTGTGTGACCAGGTGAGCCTGGCAGGGTTTGGGTATGATATGCAGCACCCAGAGGCCAGGCTTCACTACTATGAGACCATACGCATGAGCGCAATGAAGGCTCAA gTGGTGCATGACATCAGTGCTGAGAAACTCTTCTTAAGGGACCTGGTGGCTGCAGGAGCTGTGACTGACCTCACAGGAGCTCTGTGA